The following proteins are encoded in a genomic region of Chelmon rostratus isolate fCheRos1 chromosome 3, fCheRos1.pri, whole genome shotgun sequence:
- the camk2d2 gene encoding calcium/calmodulin-dependent protein kinase type II delta 2 chain isoform X1, whose amino-acid sequence MALTICTRFTDEYQLFEELGKGAFSVVRRCVKISSGQEYAAKIINTKKLSARDHQKLEREARICRLLKHPNIVRLHDSISEEGFHYLVFDLVTGGELFEDIVAREYYSEADASHCIQQILESVHHCHVNGIVHRDLKPENLLLASKLKGAAVKLADFGLAIEVQGDQQAWFGFAGTPGYLSPEVLRKDPYGKPVDMWACGVILYILLVGYPPFWDEDQHRLYQQIKAGAYDFPSPEWDTVTPEAKDLINKMLTINPSKRITAAEALKHPWICQRSTVASMMHRQETVECLKKFNARRKLKGAILTTLLVTRNFSAAKSLLNKKQDGVKVNNKANTVTSPKDTGPAPALEPQTTVIHNPVDGNKESIESANTTIEDEDVKACTNNNKARKQEIIKVTEQLIESINNGDFEAYAKICDPGLTSFEPEALGNLVEGHDFHRFYFENALSKGNKPVHTILLNPHVHLIGENAACIAYIRLTQYMDGAGMPRTMQSEETRVWHRRDGKWQNIHFHRSGSPSIPSH is encoded by the exons atCATCAAAAGCTGGAGAGGGAGGCGAGGATTTGTCGTTTACTGAAGCACCCCAACATCG TACGACTCCATGACAGCATATCAGAAGAGGGTTTCCACTATCTGGTGTTTGATCT GGTGACGGGAGGAGAGCTATTTGAGGACATCGTAGCGAGGGAGTACTACAGTGAGGCTGATGCCAG CCACTGCATACAGCAGATCCTCGAGAGTGTCCATCACTGCCATGTTAATGGGATCGTCCACAGGGATCTGAAG CCTGAGAACCTTCTATTGGCCAGTAAGCTGAAGGGGGCGGCGGTCAAGTTGGCTGACTTTGGGCTGGCTATCGAGGTGCAGGGGGACCAGCAGGCATGGTTTG GTTTTGCCGGCACCCCGGGATACTTGTCTCCGGAAGTTCTGAGGAAAGACCCATATGGGAAACCAGTGGACATGTGGGCTTGTG GTGTGATTTTATACATCCTGCTGGTGGGTTACCCTCCCTTCTGGGATGAGGACCAGCACCGCCTTTACCAACAAATCAAGGCTGGAGCCTATGAT TTCCCATCCCCAGAGTGGGACACTGTAACTCCTGAGGCCAAAGATCTGATCAACAAGATGCTAACCATCAACCCCAGTAAACGCATCACTGCTGCGGAGGCCCTCAAACACCCCTGGATCTGC caACGGTCCACTGTAGCTTCCATGATGCACAGGCAGGAGACAGTGGAGTGCCTGAAGAAATTCAACGCTAGGAGGAAACTCAAG GGAGCCATATTGACCACTTTGCTGGTCACAAGAAACTTCTCAG CAGCCAAGAGTTTGCTCAACAAGAAGCAAGACGGCGTTAAG GTCAACAACAAAGCCAACACAGTGACCAGTCCTAAAGACACTGGCCCTGCCCCTGCTctg GAACCACAGACAACTGTGATCCACAACcctgtggatggaaacaag GAGTCCATTGAGAGTGCCAACACCACCATAGAGGATGAGGATGTAAAAG CCTGCACCAATAACAATAAAG CCCGCAAACAGGAAATTATCAAAGTCACCGAGCAGTTGATTGAGTCTATCAACAACGGAGACTTTGAGGCCTATGC GAAGATTTGTGATCCTGGTCTAACTTCCTTTGAGCCTGAGGCTCTGGGCAACCTGGTGGAAGGACATGACTTCCATCGCTTTTACTTTGAGAATG CCCTGTCCAAAGGAAATAAGCCGGTGCACACCATCCTCTTGAACCCACATGTGCACCTAATTGGGGAAAATGCAGCGTGTATCGCCTATATTCGACTGACCCAGTACATGGATGGTGCAGGCATGCCCCGCACCATGCAGTCAGAGGAGACCCGAGTGTGGCACCGCCGCGACGGAAAGTGGCAGAACATCCACTTCCACCGCTCCGGCTCGCCCAGCATCCCCTCCCA TTAA
- the camk2d2 gene encoding calcium/calmodulin-dependent protein kinase type II delta 2 chain isoform X2 → MALTICTRFTDEYQLFEELGKGAFSVVRRCVKISSGQEYAAKIINTKKLSARDHQKLEREARICRLLKHPNIVRLHDSISEEGFHYLVFDLVTGGELFEDIVAREYYSEADASHCIQQILESVHHCHVNGIVHRDLKPENLLLASKLKGAAVKLADFGLAIEVQGDQQAWFGFAGTPGYLSPEVLRKDPYGKPVDMWACGVILYILLVGYPPFWDEDQHRLYQQIKAGAYDFPSPEWDTVTPEAKDLINKMLTINPSKRITAAEALKHPWICQRSTVASMMHRQETVECLKKFNARRKLKGAILTTLLVTRNFSAAKSLLNKKQDGVKVNNKANTVTSPKDTGPAPALEPQTTVIHNPVDGNKESIESANTTIEDEDVKACTNNNKARKQEIIKVTEQLIESINNGDFEAYAKICDPGLTSFEPEALGNLVEGHDFHRFYFENALSKGNKPVHTILLNPHVHLIGENAACIAYIRLTQYMDGAGMPRTMQSEETRVWHRRDGKWQNIHFHRSGSPSIPSQ, encoded by the exons atCATCAAAAGCTGGAGAGGGAGGCGAGGATTTGTCGTTTACTGAAGCACCCCAACATCG TACGACTCCATGACAGCATATCAGAAGAGGGTTTCCACTATCTGGTGTTTGATCT GGTGACGGGAGGAGAGCTATTTGAGGACATCGTAGCGAGGGAGTACTACAGTGAGGCTGATGCCAG CCACTGCATACAGCAGATCCTCGAGAGTGTCCATCACTGCCATGTTAATGGGATCGTCCACAGGGATCTGAAG CCTGAGAACCTTCTATTGGCCAGTAAGCTGAAGGGGGCGGCGGTCAAGTTGGCTGACTTTGGGCTGGCTATCGAGGTGCAGGGGGACCAGCAGGCATGGTTTG GTTTTGCCGGCACCCCGGGATACTTGTCTCCGGAAGTTCTGAGGAAAGACCCATATGGGAAACCAGTGGACATGTGGGCTTGTG GTGTGATTTTATACATCCTGCTGGTGGGTTACCCTCCCTTCTGGGATGAGGACCAGCACCGCCTTTACCAACAAATCAAGGCTGGAGCCTATGAT TTCCCATCCCCAGAGTGGGACACTGTAACTCCTGAGGCCAAAGATCTGATCAACAAGATGCTAACCATCAACCCCAGTAAACGCATCACTGCTGCGGAGGCCCTCAAACACCCCTGGATCTGC caACGGTCCACTGTAGCTTCCATGATGCACAGGCAGGAGACAGTGGAGTGCCTGAAGAAATTCAACGCTAGGAGGAAACTCAAG GGAGCCATATTGACCACTTTGCTGGTCACAAGAAACTTCTCAG CAGCCAAGAGTTTGCTCAACAAGAAGCAAGACGGCGTTAAG GTCAACAACAAAGCCAACACAGTGACCAGTCCTAAAGACACTGGCCCTGCCCCTGCTctg GAACCACAGACAACTGTGATCCACAACcctgtggatggaaacaag GAGTCCATTGAGAGTGCCAACACCACCATAGAGGATGAGGATGTAAAAG CCTGCACCAATAACAATAAAG CCCGCAAACAGGAAATTATCAAAGTCACCGAGCAGTTGATTGAGTCTATCAACAACGGAGACTTTGAGGCCTATGC GAAGATTTGTGATCCTGGTCTAACTTCCTTTGAGCCTGAGGCTCTGGGCAACCTGGTGGAAGGACATGACTTCCATCGCTTTTACTTTGAGAATG CCCTGTCCAAAGGAAATAAGCCGGTGCACACCATCCTCTTGAACCCACATGTGCACCTAATTGGGGAAAATGCAGCGTGTATCGCCTATATTCGACTGACCCAGTACATGGATGGTGCAGGCATGCCCCGCACCATGCAGTCAGAGGAGACCCGAGTGTGGCACCGCCGCGACGGAAAGTGGCAGAACATCCACTTCCACCGCTCCGGCTCGCCCAGCATCCCCTCCCAGTAA